A single genomic interval of Electrophorus electricus isolate fEleEle1 chromosome 2, fEleEle1.pri, whole genome shotgun sequence harbors:
- the LOC113577144 gene encoding TBC1 domain family member 9B isoform X1, with translation MWITPEEVLLANALWVSERANPFFILQRRKGHGKGGGITGLLVGTLDVVLDSSARVAPYRILHQTGDSQLFWSIACGSSRKEITEHWEWLEANLLQTLSTFDNDDDITTFVKGKIQGIIAEENKGRQTQEDEDCGKFREAELKMRKLFGMPEEEKLVNYYSCSYWKGRVPRQGWLYLSVNHLCFYSFLLGKEVTLVVQWTDVTQLDKNDTLLFPESIHVNTRDTEHYFSMFLNINDTFKLMEQLANIAMRQLLDNESFSADHSLPKPCKTLRNVSALKRDLDARAKNERYRALFRLTQDERLDGHTDCTLWTPFAKMHVVGQMFVSNNYICFASREEDLCQLIIPLREVSIVEKADSSSVLPSPLSISTKNKMTFLFANLKDRDFLVQRISDFLQRTPDRLCGLTGQSETPSPSTPPALPPTPPVLGMGELPQGRHYSSSLPTAKNSLLHIYQKDLPEDLGPKATKEKMKEESWNIHFFEFGRGVCMYRTSKTRDLVLKGIPESLRGELWLLFSGAQNEMAAYPGYYAELVEQAMGRCTLATEEIERDLHRSMPEHHAFQNEMGIAALRRVLTAYAARNPGIGYCQAMNIVTSVLLLYCTEEEAFWLLVALCERMLPDYYNTRVVGALVDQGVFEELTRECLPLLYEHMQDLGVISTISLSWFLTLFLSVMPFDSAVLLVDCFFYEGIKVIFQVSLAVLHANMEQLLACTDEGEAMTILGRYLDNVVNKQTVSPPIPHLHALLTSGDEPPPEIDIFELIKTSYEKFGSLRADVIEQMRFKQRLKVIQSLEDTAKRSVVRAVMTESAFTIEELEELYVLFKAKHIMSCYWGASSTAAERHDPSLPYLEQYRIDCGQFSQLFTTLAPWNCGLHTISLAARLFRLLDHNKDSLINFKEFITGLSGMYHGDMTEKLKLLYKLHLPPALCPEEAESALEATQFFTDDDMPQNLASLSHLDFLVQEVISGEEVKEAKEAADVGGDSEEKKEEKVKDYKYYLRMWAKEKEPKKETIKDLPRMNQEQFIELCKTLYNMFSEDPLEQELYHAIATVASLLLRIGEVGKKFTNNGSKKSDLQPLAGEVNPQPDKEDSSGEAGSAQSLVSKALAEAQLETPPQPTNGSDEEAKDDTSISSYSVVSTGSLQCEDIADDTVLIGCGGGVAGAGCGGDCRRGSAVDADWSISFEQVLASLLTEPALVNYFEKKHDIRNKMAVCKTQRAVERQISSSSDHELAHLT, from the exons ATGTGGATCACTCCAGAGGAGGTGTTGCTTGCTAATGCACTTTGGGTTAGCGAAAGGGCAAATCCCTTTTTTATTCTTCAACGTAGAAAGGGACATGGAAAAGGAGGTGGCATCACTG GCCTTTTGGTTGGGACATTGGATGTTGTGTTAGACTCCAGTGCCCGTGTTGCTCCATATAGAATCCTACACCAGACTGGAGATTCCCAGCTTTTCTGGAGTATTGCCTGTG GCTCATCTCGCAAAGAGATTACAGAGCACTGGGAGTGGCTGGAGGCTAATTTACTGCAGACTCTATCTACttttgataatgatgatgatatcaCCACTTTTGTGAAAGGCAAGATCCAG GGCATCATTGCCGAGGAGAACAAGGGCCGCCAGACACAGGAAGATGAGGATTGTGGAAAGTTTCGTGAGGCGGAGCTGAAAATGCGGAAGCTGTTCGGAATGCCAGAAGAGGAGAAGCTGGTGAATTACTActcatgcagctactggaagggCAGAGTGCCGCGGCAGGGCTGGCTGTACCTCTCCGTCAATCATCTGTGCTTCTACTCCTTCTTGCTGGgcaaagagg TGACGCTGGTGGTGCAGTGGACAGATGTAACTCAGCTAGATAAGAATGATACCCTGCTGTTCCCAGAGAGCATACATGTGAACACCAGAGACACTGAGCACTACTTCTCCATGTTCCTCAACATCAATGATACCTTTAAGCTGATGGAGCAGCTGGCTAATATCGCTATGCGGCAGCTGCTGGACAACGAGAGCTTCTCTGCTGACCACTCCCTCCCCAAGCCGTGCAAGACCCTCAGGAACGTCTCTGCACTCAAGAG GGACTTGGATGCACGGGCAAAAAACGAACGCTATCGAGCTCTGTTTCGCCTGACGCAAGACGAGCGTCTGGATGGTCACACGGACTGCACTCTGTGGACGCCCTTTGCTAAGATGCATGTCGTCGGACAGATGTTTGTCTCCAACAATTATATTTGCTTTGCCAGCAGGGAGGAGGACCTGTGTCAACTCATTATACCACTCAGAGAG GTGTCAATAGTAGAAAAAgctgacagcagcagtgttttGCCCAGTCCGCTGTCCATCAGCACTAAAAATAAGATGACTTTCTTGTTTGCCAACCTCAAAGATCGGGACTTCCTGGTTCAGCGAATATCAGACTTCCTGCAGCGCACTCCTGACAGGCTCTGTGGTCTGACTGGGCAATCT GAAACTCCAAGCCCCAGCACCCCCCCTGCTTTGCCGCCAACCCCACCAGTGCTGGGAATGGGAGAGCTCCCTCAGGGCCGACACTACAGCTCTAGCCTCCCTACTGCCAAAAACAGCCTGCTCCACATCTACCAAAAGGACCTCCCCGAAGACCTGGGCCCCAAAGCG ACCAAAGAGAAGATGAAAGAAGAGTCCTGGAATATCCATTTCTTTGAGTTTGGGCGAGGGGTGTGTATGTACCGCACATCCAAGACAAGAGACCTAGTCCTGAAAGGTATTCCTGAGAGCCTGAGAGGAGAGCTGTGGCTGCTTTTCTCAG GTGCTCAGAATGAAATGGCGGCTTACCCGGGTTACTACGCAGAGCTGGTGGAGCAGGCGATGGGTCGATGCACGCTGGCCACAGAGGAGATTGAACGAGACCTACATCGCTCTATGCCTGAGCACCATGCCTTCCAGAACGAGATGGGTATCGCTGCTCTTCGACGGGTGCTTACTGCATATGCCGCCCGCAATCCGGGCATTGGCTACTGCCAG GCCATGAATATAGTAACCTCTGTGCTGTTGCTCTACTGTACTGAAGAGGAGGCGTTCTGGCTGCTGGTGGCCTTGTGTGAACGGATGTTGCCCGACTACTACAACACTAGAGTTGTAG GAGCGCTTGTCGATCAGGGCGTATTTGAGGAGTTGACACGCGAGTGCTTGCCTCTGCTGTATGAGCACATGCAGGATCTGGGCGTGATCTCTACCATCTCCCTGTCGTGGTTCCTCACACTCTTCCTGTCAGTCATGCCCTTTGACAGTGCTGTGCTACTCGTTGACTGCTTCTTCTACGAGGGCATCAAGGTTATCTTCCAG GTGTCTCTGGCTGTGCTGCATGCTAACATGGAGCAGCTGCTAGCATGCACAGATGAGGGAGAGGCTATGACCATCCTGGGAAG ATATCTGGATAATGTTGTGAACAAGCAGACTGTATCCCCGCCTATCCCACACCTGCATGCCCTGTTGACCAGTGGTGATGAGCCACCTCCTGAGATTGACATCTTTGAGCTCATTAAGACATCCTATGAG aagTTTGGCAGTCTGCGTGCTGATGTCATTGAGCAGATGAGATTTAAGCAAAGGTTAAAGGTCATCCAGTCTTTGGAGGACACAGCCAAGAGAAGTGTG GTAAGGGCCGTCATGACCGAGTCAGCTTTCACCattgaggagctggaggagttATATGTTCTGTTCAAG GCCAAGCACATAATGAGCTGTTACTGGGGTGCgagcagcactgctgctgaGCGCCATGACCCCAGCCTGCCTTATCTGGAGCAGTACCGCATTGACTGTGGCCAGTTCAGCCAACTCTTCACCACACTAGCGCCTTGGAACTGCGGCCTACACACCATCTCACTCGCTGCCCGCCTCTTCCGTTTGCTCGACCATAACAAGGACTCTCTCATCAACTTCAAAGAGTTCATCACAGGCCTCA GTGGAATGTATCATGGTGATATGACTGAGAAACTGAAGTTGCTCTACAAATTACATCTGCCTCCAG CCTTATGCCCTGAAGAAGCAGAGTCTGCACTTGAGGCCACTCAGTTCTTCACTGATGATGACATGCCACAGa ATCTTGCCTCCTTGTCTCATCTGGACTTCCTGGTTCAGGAAGTGATCTCAG GCGAAGAAGTGAAAGAGGCGAAGGAGGCAGCTGATGTCGGAGGAGACTCCGAAGAGAAGAAAG AAGAGAAAGTGAAGGACTATAAATATTACCTGAGAATGTGGGCTAAAGAGAAGGAACCAAAGAAGGAAACTATCAAAGACCTGCCTAGAATGAACCAG GAGCAGTTTATTGAGCTGTGCAAGACGCTCTATAATATGTTCAGTGAAGACCCTCTAGAGCAGGAGCTCTATCATGCTATTGCTACAGTGGCCAGCTTGCTACTACGTATTGGAGAGGTGGGCAAGAAATTTACCAACAACGGCAGCAAGAAGTCTGACCTCCAGCCTCTGGCAGGGGAAGTGAACCCTCAGCCAGACAAAGAGGATTCTTCTGGGGAGGCTGGGTCTGCACAGTCCCTGGTATCGAAAGCCCTGGCAGAGGCCCAGCTTGAGACCCCACCGCAGCCAACGAATGGCTCAGACGAGGAGGCCAAGGATGACACGTCGATCTCGTCGTACTCTGTCGTTAGCACTGGCTCTCTGCAATGTGAAGATATTGCAGACGACACTGTTCTCATTGGTTGCGGAGGGGGAGTGGCCGGTGCTGGATGCGGAGGTGATTGCAGGCGAGGCAGTGCGGTGGATGCTGATTGGTCGATCTCATTCGAGCAGGTGCTGGCATCATTGCTAACAGAACCGGCTTTGGTCAACTACTTTGAGAAGAAACATGACATCAGAAACAAGATGGCCGTCTGTAAGACCCAGAGAGCCGTAGAGAGGCAGATCAGTTCATCCAGTGACCATGAGTTAGCTCATCTCACCTGA
- the LOC113577144 gene encoding TBC1 domain family member 9B isoform X2, producing the protein MWITPEEVLLANALWVSERANPFFILQRRKGHGKGGGITGLLVGTLDVVLDSSARVAPYRILHQTGDSQLFWSIACGSSRKEITEHWEWLEANLLQTLSTFDNDDDITTFVKGKIQGIIAEENKGRQTQEDEDCGKFREAELKMRKLFGMPEEEKLVNYYSCSYWKGRVPRQGWLYLSVNHLCFYSFLLGKEVTLVVQWTDVTQLDKNDTLLFPESIHVNTRDTEHYFSMFLNINDTFKLMEQLANIAMRQLLDNESFSADHSLPKPCKTLRNVSALKRDLDARAKNERYRALFRLTQDERLDGHTDCTLWTPFAKMHVVGQMFVSNNYICFASREEDLCQLIIPLREVSIVEKADSSSVLPSPLSISTKNKMTFLFANLKDRDFLVQRISDFLQRTPDRLCGLTGQSETPSPSTPPALPPTPPVLGMGELPQGRHYSSSLPTAKNSLLHIYQKDLPEDLGPKATKEKMKEESWNIHFFEFGRGVCMYRTSKTRDLVLKGIPESLRGELWLLFSGAQNEMAAYPGYYAELVEQAMGRCTLATEEIERDLHRSMPEHHAFQNEMGIAALRRVLTAYAARNPGIGYCQAMNIVTSVLLLYCTEEEAFWLLVALCERMLPDYYNTRVVGALVDQGVFEELTRECLPLLYEHMQDLGVISTISLSWFLTLFLSVMPFDSAVLLVDCFFYEGIKVIFQVSLAVLHANMEQLLACTDEGEAMTILGRYLDNVVNKQTVSPPIPHLHALLTSGDEPPPEIDIFELIKTSYEKFGSLRADVIEQMRFKQRLKVIQSLEDTAKRSVVRAVMTESAFTIEELEELYVLFKAKHIMSCYWGASSTAAERHDPSLPYLEQYRIDCGQFSQLFTTLAPWNCGLHTISLAARLFRLLDHNKDSLINFKEFITGLSGMYHGDMTEKLKLLYKLHLPPALCPEEAESALEATQFFTDDDMPQSEEVKEAKEAADVGGDSEEKKEEKVKDYKYYLRMWAKEKEPKKETIKDLPRMNQEQFIELCKTLYNMFSEDPLEQELYHAIATVASLLLRIGEVGKKFTNNGSKKSDLQPLAGEVNPQPDKEDSSGEAGSAQSLVSKALAEAQLETPPQPTNGSDEEAKDDTSISSYSVVSTGSLQCEDIADDTVLIGCGGGVAGAGCGGDCRRGSAVDADWSISFEQVLASLLTEPALVNYFEKKHDIRNKMAVCKTQRAVERQISSSSDHELAHLT; encoded by the exons ATGTGGATCACTCCAGAGGAGGTGTTGCTTGCTAATGCACTTTGGGTTAGCGAAAGGGCAAATCCCTTTTTTATTCTTCAACGTAGAAAGGGACATGGAAAAGGAGGTGGCATCACTG GCCTTTTGGTTGGGACATTGGATGTTGTGTTAGACTCCAGTGCCCGTGTTGCTCCATATAGAATCCTACACCAGACTGGAGATTCCCAGCTTTTCTGGAGTATTGCCTGTG GCTCATCTCGCAAAGAGATTACAGAGCACTGGGAGTGGCTGGAGGCTAATTTACTGCAGACTCTATCTACttttgataatgatgatgatatcaCCACTTTTGTGAAAGGCAAGATCCAG GGCATCATTGCCGAGGAGAACAAGGGCCGCCAGACACAGGAAGATGAGGATTGTGGAAAGTTTCGTGAGGCGGAGCTGAAAATGCGGAAGCTGTTCGGAATGCCAGAAGAGGAGAAGCTGGTGAATTACTActcatgcagctactggaagggCAGAGTGCCGCGGCAGGGCTGGCTGTACCTCTCCGTCAATCATCTGTGCTTCTACTCCTTCTTGCTGGgcaaagagg TGACGCTGGTGGTGCAGTGGACAGATGTAACTCAGCTAGATAAGAATGATACCCTGCTGTTCCCAGAGAGCATACATGTGAACACCAGAGACACTGAGCACTACTTCTCCATGTTCCTCAACATCAATGATACCTTTAAGCTGATGGAGCAGCTGGCTAATATCGCTATGCGGCAGCTGCTGGACAACGAGAGCTTCTCTGCTGACCACTCCCTCCCCAAGCCGTGCAAGACCCTCAGGAACGTCTCTGCACTCAAGAG GGACTTGGATGCACGGGCAAAAAACGAACGCTATCGAGCTCTGTTTCGCCTGACGCAAGACGAGCGTCTGGATGGTCACACGGACTGCACTCTGTGGACGCCCTTTGCTAAGATGCATGTCGTCGGACAGATGTTTGTCTCCAACAATTATATTTGCTTTGCCAGCAGGGAGGAGGACCTGTGTCAACTCATTATACCACTCAGAGAG GTGTCAATAGTAGAAAAAgctgacagcagcagtgttttGCCCAGTCCGCTGTCCATCAGCACTAAAAATAAGATGACTTTCTTGTTTGCCAACCTCAAAGATCGGGACTTCCTGGTTCAGCGAATATCAGACTTCCTGCAGCGCACTCCTGACAGGCTCTGTGGTCTGACTGGGCAATCT GAAACTCCAAGCCCCAGCACCCCCCCTGCTTTGCCGCCAACCCCACCAGTGCTGGGAATGGGAGAGCTCCCTCAGGGCCGACACTACAGCTCTAGCCTCCCTACTGCCAAAAACAGCCTGCTCCACATCTACCAAAAGGACCTCCCCGAAGACCTGGGCCCCAAAGCG ACCAAAGAGAAGATGAAAGAAGAGTCCTGGAATATCCATTTCTTTGAGTTTGGGCGAGGGGTGTGTATGTACCGCACATCCAAGACAAGAGACCTAGTCCTGAAAGGTATTCCTGAGAGCCTGAGAGGAGAGCTGTGGCTGCTTTTCTCAG GTGCTCAGAATGAAATGGCGGCTTACCCGGGTTACTACGCAGAGCTGGTGGAGCAGGCGATGGGTCGATGCACGCTGGCCACAGAGGAGATTGAACGAGACCTACATCGCTCTATGCCTGAGCACCATGCCTTCCAGAACGAGATGGGTATCGCTGCTCTTCGACGGGTGCTTACTGCATATGCCGCCCGCAATCCGGGCATTGGCTACTGCCAG GCCATGAATATAGTAACCTCTGTGCTGTTGCTCTACTGTACTGAAGAGGAGGCGTTCTGGCTGCTGGTGGCCTTGTGTGAACGGATGTTGCCCGACTACTACAACACTAGAGTTGTAG GAGCGCTTGTCGATCAGGGCGTATTTGAGGAGTTGACACGCGAGTGCTTGCCTCTGCTGTATGAGCACATGCAGGATCTGGGCGTGATCTCTACCATCTCCCTGTCGTGGTTCCTCACACTCTTCCTGTCAGTCATGCCCTTTGACAGTGCTGTGCTACTCGTTGACTGCTTCTTCTACGAGGGCATCAAGGTTATCTTCCAG GTGTCTCTGGCTGTGCTGCATGCTAACATGGAGCAGCTGCTAGCATGCACAGATGAGGGAGAGGCTATGACCATCCTGGGAAG ATATCTGGATAATGTTGTGAACAAGCAGACTGTATCCCCGCCTATCCCACACCTGCATGCCCTGTTGACCAGTGGTGATGAGCCACCTCCTGAGATTGACATCTTTGAGCTCATTAAGACATCCTATGAG aagTTTGGCAGTCTGCGTGCTGATGTCATTGAGCAGATGAGATTTAAGCAAAGGTTAAAGGTCATCCAGTCTTTGGAGGACACAGCCAAGAGAAGTGTG GTAAGGGCCGTCATGACCGAGTCAGCTTTCACCattgaggagctggaggagttATATGTTCTGTTCAAG GCCAAGCACATAATGAGCTGTTACTGGGGTGCgagcagcactgctgctgaGCGCCATGACCCCAGCCTGCCTTATCTGGAGCAGTACCGCATTGACTGTGGCCAGTTCAGCCAACTCTTCACCACACTAGCGCCTTGGAACTGCGGCCTACACACCATCTCACTCGCTGCCCGCCTCTTCCGTTTGCTCGACCATAACAAGGACTCTCTCATCAACTTCAAAGAGTTCATCACAGGCCTCA GTGGAATGTATCATGGTGATATGACTGAGAAACTGAAGTTGCTCTACAAATTACATCTGCCTCCAG CCTTATGCCCTGAAGAAGCAGAGTCTGCACTTGAGGCCACTCAGTTCTTCACTGATGATGACATGCCACAGa GCGAAGAAGTGAAAGAGGCGAAGGAGGCAGCTGATGTCGGAGGAGACTCCGAAGAGAAGAAAG AAGAGAAAGTGAAGGACTATAAATATTACCTGAGAATGTGGGCTAAAGAGAAGGAACCAAAGAAGGAAACTATCAAAGACCTGCCTAGAATGAACCAG GAGCAGTTTATTGAGCTGTGCAAGACGCTCTATAATATGTTCAGTGAAGACCCTCTAGAGCAGGAGCTCTATCATGCTATTGCTACAGTGGCCAGCTTGCTACTACGTATTGGAGAGGTGGGCAAGAAATTTACCAACAACGGCAGCAAGAAGTCTGACCTCCAGCCTCTGGCAGGGGAAGTGAACCCTCAGCCAGACAAAGAGGATTCTTCTGGGGAGGCTGGGTCTGCACAGTCCCTGGTATCGAAAGCCCTGGCAGAGGCCCAGCTTGAGACCCCACCGCAGCCAACGAATGGCTCAGACGAGGAGGCCAAGGATGACACGTCGATCTCGTCGTACTCTGTCGTTAGCACTGGCTCTCTGCAATGTGAAGATATTGCAGACGACACTGTTCTCATTGGTTGCGGAGGGGGAGTGGCCGGTGCTGGATGCGGAGGTGATTGCAGGCGAGGCAGTGCGGTGGATGCTGATTGGTCGATCTCATTCGAGCAGGTGCTGGCATCATTGCTAACAGAACCGGCTTTGGTCAACTACTTTGAGAAGAAACATGACATCAGAAACAAGATGGCCGTCTGTAAGACCCAGAGAGCCGTAGAGAGGCAGATCAGTTCATCCAGTGACCATGAGTTAGCTCATCTCACCTGA